TAAAACAACGAAAGGATAGTGCTGCAATTTACAGGGAGCAAGGGAGAGAAGATCTCGCCGAACCAGAATTGGCCCAAGCACAAGTTATTGAGCAGTTTTTGCCCGCGCAATTAACCGAAGCAGAAGTTAGCAAGATTGTTGATGAAATTATTATTGAAACTGGAGCTTCATCCATGGCAGATATGGGAAGGGTTATGGGCTTAGCCAGCGCAAAACTTGCTGGCAAAGCAGATGGTAAAACCATTTCTACTGTTGTAAAATCCAGATTGTCATAAAATAGTTTAAAAGGCCGCGTGGCGCAACTGAATAGCGCATCAGATTTCGGCTCTGAGGGTTGGGGGTTTGAATCCCTCCGCGGTCACGAATAAATAGAAACGGAGAAAAAGTCTTGAACAAGCTCAGACTTTTTCTCCGTTTCTATTTTCAAAGAGAAGAACTTTGAGTAATCAAGAAGTGTAATCCCTTTATGAATTACGATTTTAACCTTCAAAATAAGTTTTAATCCTTTTTTAGGATTAATTCCCAATGGAATAAACCTAATCTCCAAGCTTTAAAAATGTGTTAATTAATACATTTTTAATAGTCATAGCCTCCAACAATATTTAACTTCAAATGCTAAACTTAAATTTCAAAATTATGTTTACTATTATAAATGGGCTTCCAAAAGATACTTTGGGAATACTAATTTCAGGGAAAACCACAAAAGAGGATTATGAAAGATTGAACCCATTACTGGAAACACATAAAAAAAATCATGAAAAAATTAAGATGCTAGTTGAAGTAAAAGATTTTAACTATTCAGCAGGAGCGTTGTGGGAAGACCTCAAGTTTTCCTTCAATTATTTGGGCTCCATATCCGCTATTGCAATTGTTACCGAAAAAGAGTGGTTGGAAGAATCCATGGAAACATTTGGAAAGGTATGGCCTAACTTAAACGTTGAGGGTTTTGAATTTGAGGAACAAAAGAAAGCATTGGATTGGCTCAAAAAACAGAAAGTTTAATGAGTGCCTTTGTTTAAATGGATTCAATAGGTGCTTTAAACCCCGAATTGTTTTAAATGGTGGTCCAAATGTTTGTATTGCATTTGCCCCCATTGCTGCGGTGTAAATTTTCCAAAAACTGGGTGTGGCTCCCATTGGGTTTCATTTTTTTTCTCATGAAACTTGTCTATCAATATTGCAAGTTCGTACTTTTCTGTTGCAAAATCCTTGCTGTCTTTAATTTTAAAAGCCTTTGCAGTAGGTAAATTCTGTTTCCACGGGTTGTCATTATACAACATTTTCTTAAACAGGAAGGCGAGTGGAAAAAATTGTTTTTTCAGATTGCCCTTCCCCAGTGAGACCTTTAAGGGCTGTTGGCAATGGTGCAACATTTGGGCAACGTCCATCTTTCCCCATCTGCCTTCACTTTCCTGGGTAAGATTGTTCAACCTTTCCTTTATTTCTGAATATGCGTTGTTTTCAAAAAGTGATTTCATCATTTATAGTTTTAAACAATAAATGTATTTAAAATTGGCAAGTAAAAAGATTGTTTTCAATTCTTTATGCAATTTAAGCATTCATTATTATCTTTAATAAAAAGCTTAAAGTATGGAAGAAAACAATTCCTTTTCCATAAAAAACTGGAATGAGGACGACCGTCCGCGTGAAAAATTGTTGCTCAAAGGCCGCACAGCACTTAGCGATGCTGAGCTAATTGCCATTCTAATTGGATCCGGTAGCCGCAATGAGAGTGCAGTGTCCCTAAGCCAGCGTATCTTGGCTTCAGCGGGCAATAATTTAAATGAACTCGGAAGGCTAACCATTCCTGAATTGATGAAATATAAAGGGATAGGTGAAGCAAAAGCAATCTGCATTGCTGCTGCAATGGAACTTGGACGGAGAAGGAGGGCTGAAGAAGCTCTGGAGCGAAAAAAAATAACTTCAAGTAACTCTGTGTTTGAATATGTCCAGCCCATTATTGGCGAACTTCCACACGAAGAGTTCTGGATTCTGTATCTAAACAATTCAAACAAAATTATTAAAAGCGCACAGCTCAGCAAAGGTGGAATTACCGGTACTGTGGTAGATGTTCGATTGGCGTTTAAAGAAGCTTTGCAGTTGGGTGCTGTGGGTATTATTTTGGCACACAACCACCCTTCTGGTACTTTAAAGCCCAGTCAGGCAGATATTCAGCTTACCAGAAAACTAAAAACAGCTGGGGAAAGTCTTGACATAAAAGTGCTAGACCACCTTATAATTACCGAAAAAGCGTACTTTAGCTTTGCTGATGAAAATATGCTGTAACCTTTTATGTTGTTAATCTACACCCAAAAACTCACTCCGCGAATTTCTTATATTTTTAAGCATATTTGTTTGCGTATCTTGGGGATTGAGGCGGTTTTTACCTCGGGGATTGAAGAATTTATCTCCCACGCGGGCCCCAAGATTTCATATGGGAAAAAACCTTTGGGCAATGAGCTTTTTTTCCATAGCTATGGACTTTTAGAGCAACAGGGGCTTGAAGCTATTGATGTCGCAGTAAAAAAATGGGGCGATACGTATGGTTTTTTTTCGGTTTCAAACAATAGCGGGCTTCCATTTGATATTTTTTCTGCAAGTTTTTTTATGATTACGCGCTATGAAGAGTACTTGCCCCATGTAAAAGACGATGTTGGCCGTTTTATGGCTTCGGAAAGTTTGGCATATAAGGAAGGCTTTCTTCAGCAACCCATCGTGGATATCTGGGCACATCTTTTTAAGAAAAAACTTCTAGAAACTTTCCCAGAAATGAAATTTCCTGAAAAAGAGATCGTCATTCACCCCATTATTGAGGCATCCCAACCTTACGCCTATAAACAAAAGGGAATTTTTAGATCCGTTATGGGCTATTTTAATAGTTTGGTAAAAGGGCAATTTCGAAATATCTTAAACCGCACACAGGTTATTTTAGGCTTAAAACGCGACCCTTTTGACAGCTTTAAGTGGATAATAAACAAAGCTACTAGAAGTAATTTTAAGCTATCCGTTTTTTTTCTCTTAGGAAATGCAGTTTCTTTTAATGAGAGCATGAACACACACCGGCAAAAGTTTAAAATGCTAATTAAGTTTGTGGCAGATTATAACGAAGTGGGTCTTATTTTTTCATTCAATTCTCTGAACAATTATGAAATGTTGAAAAAAGAAAAGAAGCGCATGGAAGAAATAACCAACCGCGCGCTAAAAGTGTCCATGAATTCTGATTTTTTAGTAAACCTCCCAGATATTTACAGACATCTGGTGGAGCTTGAGGTAAAGAATGATTTTACGATGGTATTTCGTGACACCGTTGGCTTTAGGGCCGGAACCTGTACCCCTTTTCTTTTTTATGATTTGGATTATGAAATAAAAACTCCTTTGGTGGTGCATCCTATCGCAATGACAACCATGGCTTTTCAAAAAAAATATGCTTCAGATATTGAAAAAAATGTAGATAATGCCATTGAAGAGGTAGACAAGGTAAAAGGTACATTTACCATGATCTTTTCAAACAAAGATTTTTCTTCCGAAGAAAATAACAGGGTTTGGAGAAAGATTTTTGCTGAAAAATTACAGAAGTATGCAGAATAATGAAATAACTGACGTTTTTTTTGATTTGGACCATACCCTGTGGGATTTTGATCGAAATTCTGGCTTGGCGTTTGAAAGGGTCTTCAAAAAGCACAAAATTAAATTGCCATTGACCGATTTTCTAAAAGTATATGAACCTATAAACTTTGCATACTGGAAAAAATATCGAGAAAATGTTGTAACAAAAGAAGAGCTGCGCAGAGGAAGGCTTACCGAGACCTTTCAATACTTTAAAACAAAACTCCCATTGGCCACCATAGATTCGCTTGCGCACTGCTATATTGAAGAACTGCCTATAGACAATCATCTTTTTTTGGGTACAGTTGAAATTCTCGAATACCTTTCTGGCAACTATAAACTACATA
The Aequorivita iocasae genome window above contains:
- a CDS encoding YjjG family noncanonical pyrimidine nucleotidase, encoding MQNNEITDVFFDLDHTLWDFDRNSGLAFERVFKKHKIKLPLTDFLKVYEPINFAYWKKYRENVVTKEELRRGRLTETFQYFKTKLPLATIDSLAHCYIEELPIDNHLFLGTVEILEYLSGNYKLHIITNGFEEVQHLKLQNSGIKKYFKTVTTSEEVGLKKPHPVIFKTALAKASVAPRNSVMIGDSLEADIIGAHNVGMHTLLFNYRNEIVATPHFAITELSEIKKHL
- a CDS encoding DUF7033 domain-containing protein, which encodes MLLIYTQKLTPRISYIFKHICLRILGIEAVFTSGIEEFISHAGPKISYGKKPLGNELFFHSYGLLEQQGLEAIDVAVKKWGDTYGFFSVSNNSGLPFDIFSASFFMITRYEEYLPHVKDDVGRFMASESLAYKEGFLQQPIVDIWAHLFKKKLLETFPEMKFPEKEIVIHPIIEASQPYAYKQKGIFRSVMGYFNSLVKGQFRNILNRTQVILGLKRDPFDSFKWIINKATRSNFKLSVFFLLGNAVSFNESMNTHRQKFKMLIKFVADYNEVGLIFSFNSLNNYEMLKKEKKRMEEITNRALKVSMNSDFLVNLPDIYRHLVELEVKNDFTMVFRDTVGFRAGTCTPFLFYDLDYEIKTPLVVHPIAMTTMAFQKKYASDIEKNVDNAIEEVDKVKGTFTMIFSNKDFSSEENNRVWRKIFAEKLQKYAE
- a CDS encoding DUF1569 domain-containing protein, whose protein sequence is MMKSLFENNAYSEIKERLNNLTQESEGRWGKMDVAQMLHHCQQPLKVSLGKGNLKKQFFPLAFLFKKMLYNDNPWKQNLPTAKAFKIKDSKDFATEKYELAILIDKFHEKKNETQWEPHPVFGKFTPQQWGQMQYKHLDHHLKQFGV
- a CDS encoding SpoIIAA family protein, which encodes MFTIINGLPKDTLGILISGKTTKEDYERLNPLLETHKKNHEKIKMLVEVKDFNYSAGALWEDLKFSFNYLGSISAIAIVTEKEWLEESMETFGKVWPNLNVEGFEFEEQKKALDWLKKQKV
- the radC gene encoding RadC family protein encodes the protein MEENNSFSIKNWNEDDRPREKLLLKGRTALSDAELIAILIGSGSRNESAVSLSQRILASAGNNLNELGRLTIPELMKYKGIGEAKAICIAAAMELGRRRRAEEALERKKITSSNSVFEYVQPIIGELPHEEFWILYLNNSNKIIKSAQLSKGGITGTVVDVRLAFKEALQLGAVGIILAHNHPSGTLKPSQADIQLTRKLKTAGESLDIKVLDHLIITEKAYFSFADENML
- a CDS encoding GatB/YqeY domain-containing protein, with product MSLQEKVMEAMKTAMKAKDTKSLEALRAVKSALLLAQTETGSKVDLSETEEIKLLQKQVKQRKDSAAIYREQGREDLAEPELAQAQVIEQFLPAQLTEAEVSKIVDEIIIETGASSMADMGRVMGLASAKLAGKADGKTISTVVKSRLS